The Tautonia plasticadhaerens nucleotide sequence CCGTGCTGGCGGAGCGAATCGGCCAGCGAGGCGATCTCGTCCGCATCGAAGATCCGCCGGGGCTGGTACGGATTCGGGTCGATCTGGTCGACGGCCAGGTGGGCCAGCTCGGCGGCCTCGAGCGAGCCGGGCTCGAAGCCCCCCTCGTCGGTCCCGAGCAGCGCGGTCAGGCCGCGGCCGAGTCGCTTGGTGTTCTTAGTCACGATCGATGACCTCCAATGTCAGCTCGACGTAGGCCCGGGCCCCCCTGGCCCGAGGCGCGTAATCGAGGACGCTCAGGCCGTGGCTGGGCGCCTCGCTGATGGACACGTCACGCGGGATCACCGTGTCGAACACGGCGTCGTCGAAGTAGCCGCGCACCTCGTTGGCGACCTCGTTGGCCAGCTCCAGCTCGGGGTCGTGCATGGTGAGCACGATGCCGCCGATCTCCAGCCGCCGATTGTCCCGGGCCTTGGTCTGGCGCGCCAGCTCGATGATCTGCGAGAGCCCCTCCATCGCGAAGTATTCGCACTGGATCGGGATGTAGACCTCGGCCGACGCCCCCAGGCTCGCCCGGGTGAGCTGCCCGAGCGACGGCGGGCAGTCGATCAGGATGTAGTCGTAGGTGGAAAGCTCGGTGGTGAGCTGCTGCCTCAGCTCCGACGCCCGCTGGCGGTTCGAGGCCGAGAGGGCGTCGGCGTCGGCCAGGCTCTGCGACCCTGGCAGGACCGAGAGCCCCTCCTGGCCGGTCATCACGACCGTCTCGGCCAGCGGCTTGCCCGCCAGCAGCGGGTGCCTCCGGGCGGGCTCGACGCCCAGGCCGCTCGTGGCGTTGCACTGCGGGTCGACGTCGATGACCAGCGCCGACCTGCCCGCCTTGGCCAGCCCGGCCGCCAGGTTGATTGCGGTGGTCGTCTTGCCGACCCCGCCCTTCTGGTTGGCCACGCTGATGATCTTGGCCACGGTCGAGGATCCTCCCGCCTACCTGGGACCGGTCGGGCGGGCTCGGACGATCGCTCGATGGGGAGGGTTCGGCGGGGTTTCGGGCGTCCGTGCCCGCTCGGCGTTCGAGAAGAGACCAACGAGGAGATGATGCCGGGGCGTGCCGATCGCGATGGATCGGGCGGGAATGTAGCCGGGCCCCCCTGCCCTGTAAAGCTCAAGTGGCTCTCGACCGGTCGTCTCCGCTCAACGACCGGCGGAGTCGCTCCGCTTCGAGGCGGAGCGCGTCGCTCATCGAGACCGGGGCGAGCGGCACCGGGTCCAGCTCCCGCATCCCCTCGGGTAGCGCGGCGACTTGCTCGGCGCGATGGGCGCGGATTACGTCGAGCCGGGGCATTCCCCTGACGAGCGACCCGTCGCGGACGACCTGGGCCAGAAGCGGCTCCCCCGGGTGCGTCTCGTCGCATCGTGCGACGAGGTCGCCGAGGAGGAGGCCCCGTTCGTCCCGACGTCGGAAGACCTGCTTGGCCAGGGGGACGCTGGCCTTGTCCTTGCTCAGCTTGATCCGGCCCTCCCCGTCGATCGCCACGAGCTTGTAGACCATGCCGATCGAGGGGGCATCCCGGCTGGTGATCACCTCGGTCCCGACCCCGAAGACGTCGATCGGCGCATCGTTCTGGACGAGGCGGGCGATGGCCCACTCGTCGAGGTCGCCGCTCGCGACGATCCGGACCCCGGCCCGATCCGAGGCGTCGAGGATCGCCCTCGCCCCCCGGGAGAGCTGCAGCAGGTCCCCGCTGTCGAGCCGGACCCCCTGAATCGGCGGCTCGATCGCCGCGGCCCGGCGGACGCCCCCCAGCGTCTCGTACGTGTCGACCAGCATCGTGGCGGTGCCGCCGAAGTGGCGGGAGAATGCCTCGAAGGCGGCGCACTCGTCGCCGAAGGACTGGACCCAGGAATGGGCCATCGTGCCGACGGCGGGGATTCCCAGCCGCCGGGCGGCCTCGACGTGACTGGTCCCGTCGAACCCCGCGATGTAAGCCGATCGGGCGGCCAGGAGCGGGGCCATCGGCCCGTGGCCGCGACGGGCGCCGAACTCCACCACGGACCGCCCCGAGGCGGCCTCGATCACCCGGGCCGCCTTCGAGGCGACCATGGTCGGGTAGGCGATCGCGTTGATCAGGAAGGTTTCGACCCATTGCGCCTGCTCGATCGGCGCTTCGACCCTGACTAGGGGCTCGCCGGGGAAGGCGACGGTCCCCTCGGGAATCGCCCAGACGTCCCCGGCGAACCGGAGCGAACGGAGGTGGTCGAACCAGCCGTCATCGATGCCGGAGAACGAGGGATGGGCCCGGAGCCAGTTGACCTGTTCCTCCGAGAACCGCAACCGGAGTAGCCCCTCGATCGCCTGCTCCAGCCCCGCGAAGACGAGGTAGGCCCGGTTCTGCGGGAGGTTGCGGACGAACAGCTCGAACGTCGCCGGGATCTCCGCCATGCCCTCGGCCGCGTAGCCGGCCATCATGGTCAGCTCGTAGAGGTCGGTCAGCGTCCCGAGCGACTCGGGGTCCGGCCAGAGCGAAACGAACGGGGCGGCGGGCATGGGACGAGCCTCCGGTCGGGTCCGATCCACTCGAATTCGACCGGCTCACCGGGCCTCAAACAACCAGAACATCCCGGTCCCCGCCAGCCCCGACCCGGGAGGAGCACGCTGGGCGAGCCCGGAATCCGCTCTCCCGAGGTGGGGCATCGAGGCGTCGTACACCTGCTCGGGCCGGGCATCGAGCAGGGCCGCGATCGATGCGGGGTATTCCGCCTCGGGCTGTGCGAGCCCCCAGGACGAGCCCTCACGCAGGGCTCCCGACCGCTCCACCCCCATCCCCGAATCGATCACGGCGAACTCCGTGACGCCCGCCGGAGTTGAGCGGAGCGATTCGAGGTCGACGTGGGTCGAGACCGGCATCCCCGACTGCAGGAGGTAGAACCGCAGCGGCGGCCGTGCATACAGGTGGAATCGGGACACCTTCGGTCCCCCCGGTGGCGCCGTCAGGCGGAGTCGCTCCGAGAGGGTCCGGATCCCGTCGCTCCGCGCGAGCGGATCCGGGAACCAACGCACCCGGTCCGGCAAGAGCCACGGGCCGATGAACGCCATTATCACCGAGGCCACTGCGGCGACCGCGAGCGGTGCCGGTCGCCGACTCACCTCCCGAGCGACATCCAGCCCTTCGGCGTCGCCGTGGAGTTGCCGCAGGATCGAGGCGATCAGCCCGCCCGAGACGACCCAACTCGCCGCGAGCGTCGGCAGCCAGAGCCTCGCGTATGGGTGGTAAAGCGGGGTCGAGGCGGCCATCGCCAGGAACCACGTGCCCGCCAACCTGGCCGAGGGGCGACGATCTGCCAGCAGCACCGGAGACCACGCCAGCGCCGCCCACCAGGTCAGGTTCGCGGGGGCGGCGGCGATCGAGGCGGCCGCCAGGGCCAGGGCGACGACCGGGCCGGGCCGGCGGAACCGCCCCCATGATCGGGTCGATCCCCCCTGCCCGATTGCCGATCCGACCCAGGCCAGGCCGATCGAGAGTGACAGCCACGACACCACACCCCGGAGCCGACCCCCCAGCGACTGGGCCTGTGCCATGTGCTGCTGCCAGTTCGGCCACCACCCCGGAATCCCATCGACGTAGCTCCGGTGATGGGCCAACAACCCCGCGTACCCGGTCGTCCGCTCGACGAAGAGGAACCAGGGTGCGTAGACGAGCGCCGCCACCGTGGCCGAGAGCAGCCCGTACCCCAGAGCCCTCGGCGCGGAAGTCCGACCGCTCCCCGGCCGGATCGCGCCCACGCCGACCGCCGTGGCCACGATCGCCCCGACCATCCAGCCGTTGTACTTGACGAGCTGCGCCAGGCCGACGAGCAGGCCGAACCACGCCGCCCGCCTCGCCCCCGGACGCTCGAGGAACCTGGCGCCTGCGATCATCCCCAGCGACCAGCTGAGCAGGAACGTCGCATCGGTCAGCCCGGTCCGGGAGAAGACGACATGGGGTCCCGCCATCGCCGCCAGGGCGGCGGTCGCGGCCCCCGCCCCGGGACCGAAGGCGTGACGCGACATCCAGGCGAGGGCGGGGATCGTGAGCACCCCGGCCAGGATCGACACCAGGATCGCCGCGGTCCCCGAGACCCCGATCGCCGCGTAGGCCAGACCGACGAGCACCGGATAGCCGGGGGGGGCGTATGGGACGAGCCCCAGGTCGATCGCCAGCAGCCCGCCCTCGGCGAAGATCCAGGTCGCCGCCTGGGCGTAGATCCCCTCGTCGAAGTGGTCGAGCCCCAGCGTCCCCAGCCCCTTGAGCCGGAGACCGGAGCCGAGGAGGGTCATGGCGAGGACCCAGATCGTCTCCCGGCCGAAGCGTCCCGAAGGCGTGACGTTCTCCATGTCTGGCATTCTATCCCGGCGGTCGGCGGGCCGCCCGCCCCAAGTTCCACGTGGAACCGTCGACGACGTCGTGCCAGAGGTCCGATCCCCGGGAACCAGCCCACCCCGTCGTGACCCGCCCCGACGCCTCGGGTCATTGACGCCCCCCGGGCGTCTTCGTACCGTGCATCGGATCGAGGCCCGAGACCGGGCGAGCCGCATCGCTCCCGATCGAGATCCCGCCCATGGTGATGGTCCGCCTCTCCAGCGACTCCCGGATGCTCGACCACGCGCCGCCGATCGGCCACCCGGAATCCCCGGAGCGGCTGGCGACCGTAATCCGGCATCTGGAGCGGACGAGCCTCCGAGACGCCTGTCCCTCCGGGACCGTCCGCGAGGCGACGGACGAGGAACTCTTCCGGGTCCACGACGTTGGATACGTCGACTCGCTCTCCCGGTTCGAGTCGGTCGGCGGGGGCCGGATCGAGTCGGATACGTGGCTCGGCCCCGGATCCCTCCTGGCGGCGAGGCTGGCCGCCGGGGCGGCCATCGAGGCCGTCTCCGCCGTGATCGACGGGCCTCAGAAGGTCGCCTTCTGTGCCGTCAGGCCGCCGGGGCACCACGCCAGGCCCGCGGCCGCGATGGGCTTCTGCCTGTTCGGGACCGTCGCCGCCGCGGCCTCGCACGCGATCGAGAGCAGGGGGCTGGGACGGGTCCTCGTCGTCGACTGGGACGTCCACCACGGCAACGGGACCCAGGAGATGTTCTACGCCGACGGCCGAGTCGCCTTCCTCTCCCTGCACCGCCATCCGTTCTATCCCGGGACGGGGATGAAGGACGAGACGGGGACCGGCCGGGGCCTGGGATGGACCAGGAACCTGCCGACCTCATACGGCACCCCCCGTCGGGAGATCCTCGATCGGTTCGTCTCCGAGTTGAATGAACTGGCCGACGTCACCCGGCCCGAACTCGTGCTCATCAGCGCGGGGTTCGACGCGCACGCCAACGACCCCGTCGGCGACCTCGGGCTCGAGACCGAAGACTTCGAGACGCTCACGCACGCCGTCCAGGAGGTCGCCGACACCCACGCCGGGGGCCGGATCGTGAGCGTCCTCGAGGGCGGCTACCACCCGGCGACCCTGTCCCAGTGCGTCGAGGCCCATCTCCGGGCGCTGGGCGCGGACACCCCCTGAATTCACCCGAGCCGAATCGACCGACCACACCCTATTGCCTGATGGACCAAGCAGACACCCCTCCCGGCCGTCGGGTCTCCTTCGTCACCTGCATCCTGCTCGCGATGGCGGCTGGCGCCCTGCTCGGCCAGTTCGCCCACGCGGCAATCGGGCCCGATCCGACGCTGGCGGAGCGCCTTGCGGGTCGATTGCCCGGATCGATCGGCCCCGGGGTACTCCACGCCTGGCAGTCGCTCGGGCGATTCACCGCGACGCTCGGATACCTCGGAAGCCTGGTGGTCGACCTGATCAAGGGGCTGGCGGGCCCCTTGCTCTTCTTCGCCGTCGTCGACGCGTTCCTCCGGACCCGGGTCCGTGGCCGGAACGCGGCGCTGATGCTCGGCATCTCGGGGATCAATGCGGCGATCGCCGTGGTGATTGGCCTGACGCTCTCGAATGTGATCCGGCCCGGCCGATTCCTCCGGCAATCCGCCGGGTTGGGGGGGCAGGGGGATGCGGCCGACCTCGAGCGCTTCGCCGTGGGCAGCCGGCCGCTCGACTTCCTCCGAGACCTGCTCGGGTTCGTTCCGACCAACCCGGTGCAGCCGTTCCTGGAGAGCTCGATCCTCTCGATCGTGATCCTGGCCGTGCTCGGGGGCATGGCACTGCGACGGGTCAAGGACGACCAGATCCGAGACGGCCTGGAGCAGTACAGGGGGGTCGAGGATGCCGTCGCCGTCCTCTATCGGGCCATCGAAGTCGCCCTCTCCTGGGTGATCGCCCTGGTGCCGCTGGCGGTCTTCGGCGTGGTCGCCCGGACCGTGGCCGAGCAGGGGTTCGAGCCGTTCCTCGGGCTCTTCGCCTACGTCGGGGTCGCGGTCCTCGGGCTGGCGATCCAGGTGGGCATCGTCTACCAGGCGTGGGTGATCCTCGCGGCGAGGATGTCAGTCCGCCAATTCTGGTCCGGGGCGAAGGAGGCGGTCGCCTATGCCCTGGGGGCGAGCAGCAGCCTGGCGACGCTCCCGGTCACGCTCCGGTGCCTCGACCGCATGGGGGCCTCGCCGACCGCCGCCCGGCTCTCGGCCTGCGTGGGGACGAATTTCAACAACGACGGCATCCTGCTCTACGAGGCGATGGCCGTCCTGTTCGTCGCGCAGGCGTATGGGCTGGACCTCTCGATCGGTCAACAGCTGGTCGCGGCGCTCTCGTGCGTCGTGGCCGGGATCGGGATCGCGGGCGTGCCGGAGGCGGGGCTGATCTCGCTCGCCCTGGTGCTCTCGACGGTCGGCCTGCCGCTGGAGTTGCTCCCGCTGCTGCTGACGGTCGACTGGGCCCTCTCTCGGTGCCGGGCGATGACCAACGTCGTCGCCGATATCCTCGTCGCCGTCCTGCTGGATCGGATCGGCGTGGAGTCCGAGGAACCGGCCACCCTCGACACCTCGACCGCCCCGCCCGAGTCGGCAAGGCTCGTGGGGCGGCCTCCCGCCACTCCCGGCGGGGACCGCCCCTGAGTATTCACGCTTCCTGGAACGACCCCGACGGGACTCGAACCCGTGTTACAGGTGTGAAAGACCTGTGTCCTAACCACTAGACGACGGGGCCGGGCTCGGCAGAACCCATTATGGGAAGATTCCCTCCCCGGTCAAGCGGTCCTGGGAATGCGGGTTTCCTAGTGCGGATCACCGCCCCGGACGCTTGAAATAGGGTCGACCGGCGCGGTATGGTCACACTCCCATCACGCGGCGCCCCCTCGAACCAGGACCGACCCACGATGAAACGCATCCTGATCCTGACCGGCGACGCCGGAGAGGCCCAGGAAATCTATTACGCCAAGTTCCGCCTCGAGGAGGAGGGCTGGCGCGTGGAGATCATCGCCCCGGAGCGTCGCAGCTTCCTCTCGGTCGTGCATGACTTCGAGCCGGGATTCGACACCTACACGGAGAAGCCCGGATACCGGGTCTCGGCCGACCTAGGGCTCGAAGAGTGCGATCCCACCGGCTACGACGGGCTGGTGCTCCCGGGAGGCCGGGCGCCGGAGTACCTCCGGAACAAACCGAAGGCGGTCGCCATCGTCGCGCACTTCCTGGAGGCCGGCAAGCCGATCGCGGCGAACTGCCACGGCCCCTTGCTCCTCTTCGCCGCCGGCTACGGCGAGGGCCGGACGTTGACCTGCTATCCCGACCTTGCCCCCGACGTCCGATCGGCGGGAGGTGAGTTCGTCGACCGGGACGTGGTCGTCTCCGGTCCAGTGGTGTCCGTACGGGGATGGTCGGACAATGGGCCCTGGATGCGAGAGTTCGTCCGTGTCCTCAAGGCGAGGTGACGCTGAGGGGAGTTGCCCCACACGGGGCGACTCAAATCAGTCGTCCTCGTAAAGCCGGGAGGCGGGCCGGTGTTCAGCCTGATTCTGGATCGCCTCGTAGACCTCTCGCCGATGGACGCTCACGTCCTTGGGCGCCTCGATCCCGAGGCGGACCTTGTCGCCTCGAATCTCGACCACCGTCACGACGATGTGGTCATTGATGATGATGCTCTCGTTCTTCTTCCGGGAAAGGACCAGCATCGCCAACCCTCATTGCGGTTCCGCGTCATGGGTGATCGTCAGTGACCGGGTTGGGATGAGCCCACGGCGCGGCTGTGATCGGGCGTTCACAGCCGGAAAGGGACAGACCCTCTCTCCGTGCCAGCTATCCGATAAACTGTAGCTGGAGGGGATGGGAAGGTCAAGCAGTTGCGCCGGATCCGCAGCCGACGCAGGTTCACACCGGGGCGTCGTCGGAGTACCGGCGGTAGAGGGCCCCCAGGCCCAGTTCGTTGATCTCCTCCTCGATTTCGTCCGGGGTCGGGTTGGCCATCCCCTCGCGAAGCTCCTGGATCAGTAACTCCAGGAACTTCGCCCGGGCCCGCTGGAGCGTCTTTCGGAACGCCTCGGGGGTGAGATGTTCGCCCGTCCGCCTCGCGAGTTCTTCGGTCAACTCGTCGATCGAGGCTTCGGGGGAGGACATTCGCAAATTCAGGACCCGGGCGTACCGGTTCTTCGGGGTGCTCGCCTCGTAGGTCTCCAACCGGGAGATCACGCGGTTGATGACGACCTCCCTCCAGACCCGGTCGTACTCCAGGTCCGGGACGTTCGGGTCGGAGAGGTCGCCGGGCGGCAGCGGCTGGAGCTTCCGACCCCGGAAGTGGTCGATGATCAGGCGGTGCAGGACGGTGCGGAGGTAGTCCCGGAAGCGGCCCTTGGAGTTGTCCGCCCCGGCCAGCTTGTGGTTGAGCAGCTTGATCCAGAATTCCTGGAGCACTTCATCGGCGAGGTTGCGGTCCCGGAGCTTGAGGCGGAGGTAGCGCTCCACGGCATCGTGATAGCGGCCGATCAGGTCCCGCATCGCCGCCTGGCCTTCAGGCCCGGGCTCGTGGGCCGATCGGACCAGACGCCAGTCGGTCTGGAGTTCGGTCAGCCGGTCGGTGGTCGCGTGGTCTGGCGTCACCGGTGGGTCGTCCTCCGAACCTTTCATCGACGCGACTCGGGTCGATCCGGGTGATGGGGGCTGCTCGACGGCGGCAGGATGGGCGTGGAGCCGGCCGGCCGGGTCGCTCGGCCCTGGTTCCACGTGGAACGGGGACCGGCCCGAGTGGCTCCCGGTCCCGCCTCAATCGGTCCCATCCCCTCCATTGGTGAGCTTACGCTACGATCGGGCCCGTGGAAACGGCCGACCGCTGCATTCAGCGCGCCCGGCAGGATTCGAACCTGCGACCAGCGGTTTAGAAGACCGCTGCTCTATCCGGCTGAGCTACGGGCGCCCCGGGAGAGAAGGGGTCGGGGTCGGGGCCGACGGGTCGGAATCGTGGCAATACGCCCGGCAGGATTCGAACCTGCGGCCTGCGGTTTAGGAAACCGCCGCTCTATCCTCCTGAGCTACGGGCGCATCGGGTCGGTGGCAGCGGTGATTGTCGCCGGGAGGGGGGCCACTGTCAACGGATTGGACCCGGGCCTCCACCTGCCGGTTCGGCACTTGACCGGGCGAGGACCCGGGCCGATGCTGTGCGGGCGGGCCCGATCGGGTCGCACGAGGGGGCAGGGGGAAGCTGGCGTGATCGCCGGCCGGAGGTGCCGATGATGGAGTCTCGCGTCGCGGTCGTCACCGGGGGGGGGCGGGGGATCGGCCGGGGGATCGTCTCGTCCCTCGCGGCCGACGGACTCGCCGTGGTCGTCAATTATCGCTCGGACGCCTCGGCCGCTGAGGAGGCGTGTCGGCTCGCCGAGTCGGCGGGTTCCCCGAAGGCGATGGCCGTTCGGGCCGATGTGGCGGACCTGGACCAGGGACGGGCCCTGATCGATCGCACCCTCGAGGCCTTCGGGCGGCTCGACCTGCTGGTCAACAACGCCGGTGTCGCACCCGATCGACGCCTCGACATTCTGGAGACCACCCCGGAGAGCTGGGACCGCGTCCTGGGGATCAACCTCCGGGGGCCATTCTTCCTCTCGCAGTACGCGGCCTCGGCCATGCTCGATCGGGCCCTCCCGGGAGGCCCGGTGCCGCCGACCATCGTCTTCGTCACCTCGATCTCCAGCGAATTCGCCAGCGTCAACCGGCCGGAATATTGCGTCTCGAAGGCGGGGATGAGCATGGTCGCCCAGCTCTTCGCGGCGCGGTTGGCGGAGCAGGGGGTCCGGGTCTACGAGGTCCGTCCGGGGATCATCGCCACCGACATGACGGCAGGGGTTCGGGAGGCGTATGATCTCCGGATCGCCGACGGGCTGAGCCCGATCCGACGATGGGGGACCCCCGAGGACGTCGGCAAGGCCGTGTCGGCGGTCGCCTCCGGCTTGCTTGGCTTTTCCACCGGCCAGGTGCTCTACGTCGACGGCGGGTTGAACCTGCGGAGGCTCTGACCCCACGGGCGTCCTTTGCTTCTCGGGGGGCATGGCCTAGAATAGTGATGGTCGACCGCGTCCGGGGCGGCGAGCCGAGCGACCTCCGTCCGTCGGTCGTCAGCGGATCCCCGCTCGCCCTGGTGTCCGGACGGGATCGGACTTCCCATGGATGAGATCATCCCGACACAGACGACCCAGACCGTCACGCGGCTGGGGAGCTATCGACTCGTCGAGCCGCTCGGCTCGGGGGGGATGAGCTCGGTCTTCCGGGCGGTCCACATCGACAGCGGGTACGAGGTCGCCCTCAAGGTCCTGCCCCGCTACCTCGCCAAGAATCCGACCCTCCTGCAGCGGTTCCTCCGAGAGGCCCAGAGTGCGGAGGCGCTGGAGCACCAGAACATCGTCTCGATCTACGATCGGGGGTCGGAGAGCGGCCGGCACTACCTGGTGCTCGAATATGTCGAGGGCTCGGACCTGCACGACCGGGTCCGCCGATTCGGCCCGATGGAAGTGCCCGAGGCGATGAGGGTCGTCCGAGAGGCGGCGCTCGGGCTCCGGTACGCCTGGAGCAAGGGGGTCGTCCACCGGGATATCAAGCCGGCCAACATCCTGATGGCCCGCGACGGCGCGGTCAAGTTGATCGACCTGGGCCTGGCCCTCCAGAGCGAGGCGGAGGACGAACGCGTCACCCGGCACGGCACGACCGTCGGCACCGTGGACTACATGGCCCCCGAGCAGGCCAGGGACAGCCGGGGGGCCAACGAGCGGAGCGACATGTACTCCCTCGGGTGCACCTCGTATTACCTCTTGACCGGCTTCCCCCCGTTCCCCGGCGGGCACATCGCCGACAAGCTCCGGCGCCACGCGACCCAGCCAGTCCCGGACGTCCGCCAGCTCCGGCCGGACGTCCCCCGGGCCGTCGCCAAGCTCATCCAGCGATTGATGGCCAAGAAGCCCGGCGACCGATTCGCCAGCTACGACGCCCTGCTCGAGGAGCTCGACCGGCTGGAGGTCGAGGACTCGGACGAGGGGACCGGCTCGTTCGAATTCGCCCTGATCGCCGACGAGGACGAGTCCGCCGACTTCGACCTCGGGGAAGGCGCCCGGCTCATCGAGGCCCCCTCGACCCGGGACGTCCCCCCGGTGGCCGATCCCCCCTTCGGGGCCGACATCCAGGCCCCGTCGACCGCCTCCTACCCCCCGACCCGGTTGCCGAGGCCGGAGCCCACGTCCCGGCCCGAGCCCGAGCCCGAGGTGAGGCTTTCGGAGCTGGCCGACCTCCTCTCGGACGAGGAAGAACCGGCCCCCCGACACCGATCGGGCCCGTCGGGCCCGGCGGGGCCTCCCCCAGAGCCGCTCCGCCGGGGTCGAGGCGCCGCGAGGCCCCGAGTTGCGGCGGACGACGCGTTCGACCCGTTCTCCGATCTCGACGAGGATCACCCCCCGGCCGGATCGGCCGCGATCGGTTCCCGGCGATCCTACGGTCAGGAGGCATCGGTCCAGGCCTGGGTGATCGGCGGGGCCGTCGTGGGCCTGGTGGTCGCCCTTCTCGGCTTCGCGATCATCAGCTTGATTCGCATGGACTGGGCCGGCGGCCCTGTCGCGGATGACGGCCCGGAGGTCCGGTCGGGGACGCTGGTCGAACCGTCCCTCGGGATCGACCGAACCGGGGGGACCGGTGACGTAGGGAGGCCGTCCATGACCCACGGCCCCCCGCTCGTCGGCTGAGCTGACGACGCCGGAGGCCGGATCCGGCGTGGATCGCCCATCCCCGGGGCGGAGGCTCCTCGTTGCCCGACCGACGATCCGCCATCCGACTGCTCGTCCCGCTGGTCCTGCCGCTTTGCGGGATCACACGGTTTGGGCTCGCCGACGAATCCACCGCGAGGCCGCCAGTCACCGTCACGGGCGCGTGCGTCCCGAGGCCGCCGGTGGTGATCCCCTACGCGCCGCGGGTCGTGCTGCTCCCCTCAACGGGCGGCCTCGTCCCCTACGCCCCCCCCATCTTCGTCACCCCGGGCCGCGGCGGACCATGGGTCACGATCCCCCCGGCGTTCCCTGCGCCGCCGGTCGTCCCCTTGCCGATCGGGGCGTCGCCGGTCCTGTTCCCCTTCCCAGCAGCCCCGATCCCGGGGGACCCGGGGCAGGGGGGGGGGATCCCGGCCGAGCGGCCCCGAGCCGGAGATGGCCCTGATCCCAGGGATGCGGGGCGGGCCGCCGAGTTGCTGACCTTCGGTGACCGGAACTTTCGGGCCGCCGACCTGCGTCGCGCCGACCGTCGCTATCGTCAGGCGATGCGCGCCGCCCCGCTCTCGGCCCCCCCGAGGGCCCGCCTCGCCCAGGTCGCCTTCGTCCGGGGCGAGTACCGGGAGGCCGCCGACCGACTCCGGGAGGCGATCGCCGCGGATCCCCGATGGCTGCTCCGCGCCCGCGACGTCCAGGCCCTCCACGCCGAACCGGCCGACTTCCACGACGCCCTCGCCTCCCTGGAGGCCCACCTCCAGGCCGAGCCCGACGACCGCGACGCCTGGCTCGTCCTCGGCACCCAATTGCTCCTGTCCGACCGGATTGACCGGGCCGCCGACGTAGTGCTCCGCCTCGACGACCGCCGGTCCGACGCCTTGCTGGCCGCGCTCCGGGAGGCCAGCGGCGTCGATCGCTGATCGAGGATCCGGCCCGACCCCGCCCGAACACCGACCGGGACGACGCCCCATGCACGCCGCCGCCCGCTACTACGCCGCCGCCTGCCAGACGGATCTCCCCTGCTCCCGATCCCGGGACGAACTTCCCGGTCGGGTCGACCGGCTCCTCGGGATGGTCGACGCCGCCGTCGTCGGCTACCGCCCCTTCTTCGACGTCCGGCTCGTCGTCTTCCCCGAGTTCTCCCACGCGGCGCCGATCTA carries:
- a CDS encoding ParA family protein; translated protein: MAKIISVANQKGGVGKTTTAINLAAGLAKAGRSALVIDVDPQCNATSGLGVEPARRHPLLAGKPLAETVVMTGQEGLSVLPGSQSLADADALSASNRQRASELRQQLTTELSTYDYILIDCPPSLGQLTRASLGASAEVYIPIQCEYFAMEGLSQIIELARQTKARDNRRLEIGGIVLTMHDPELELANEVANEVRGYFDDAVFDTVIPRDVSISEAPSHGLSVLDYAPRARGARAYVELTLEVIDRD
- a CDS encoding nicotinate phosphoribosyltransferase gives rise to the protein MPAAPFVSLWPDPESLGTLTDLYELTMMAGYAAEGMAEIPATFELFVRNLPQNRAYLVFAGLEQAIEGLLRLRFSEEQVNWLRAHPSFSGIDDGWFDHLRSLRFAGDVWAIPEGTVAFPGEPLVRVEAPIEQAQWVETFLINAIAYPTMVASKAARVIEAASGRSVVEFGARRGHGPMAPLLAARSAYIAGFDGTSHVEAARRLGIPAVGTMAHSWVQSFGDECAAFEAFSRHFGGTATMLVDTYETLGGVRRAAAIEPPIQGVRLDSGDLLQLSRGARAILDASDRAGVRIVASGDLDEWAIARLVQNDAPIDVFGVGTEVITSRDAPSIGMVYKLVAIDGEGRIKLSKDKASVPLAKQVFRRRDERGLLLGDLVARCDETHPGEPLLAQVVRDGSLVRGMPRLDVIRAHRAEQVAALPEGMRELDPVPLAPVSMSDALRLEAERLRRSLSGDDRSRAT
- a CDS encoding ArnT family glycosyltransferase gives rise to the protein MENVTPSGRFGRETIWVLAMTLLGSGLRLKGLGTLGLDHFDEGIYAQAATWIFAEGGLLAIDLGLVPYAPPGYPVLVGLAYAAIGVSGTAAILVSILAGVLTIPALAWMSRHAFGPGAGAATAALAAMAGPHVVFSRTGLTDATFLLSWSLGMIAGARFLERPGARRAAWFGLLVGLAQLVKYNGWMVGAIVATAVGVGAIRPGSGRTSAPRALGYGLLSATVAALVYAPWFLFVERTTGYAGLLAHHRSYVDGIPGWWPNWQQHMAQAQSLGGRLRGVVSWLSLSIGLAWVGSAIGQGGSTRSWGRFRRPGPVVALALAAASIAAAPANLTWWAALAWSPVLLADRRPSARLAGTWFLAMAASTPLYHPYARLWLPTLAASWVVSGGLIASILRQLHGDAEGLDVAREVSRRPAPLAVAAVASVIMAFIGPWLLPDRVRWFPDPLARSDGIRTLSERLRLTAPPGGPKVSRFHLYARPPLRFYLLQSGMPVSTHVDLESLRSTPAGVTEFAVIDSGMGVERSGALREGSSWGLAQPEAEYPASIAALLDARPEQVYDASMPHLGRADSGLAQRAPPGSGLAGTGMFWLFEAR
- a CDS encoding histone deacetylase family protein produces the protein MVMVRLSSDSRMLDHAPPIGHPESPERLATVIRHLERTSLRDACPSGTVREATDEELFRVHDVGYVDSLSRFESVGGGRIESDTWLGPGSLLAARLAAGAAIEAVSAVIDGPQKVAFCAVRPPGHHARPAAAMGFCLFGTVAAAASHAIESRGLGRVLVVDWDVHHGNGTQEMFYADGRVAFLSLHRHPFYPGTGMKDETGTGRGLGWTRNLPTSYGTPRREILDRFVSELNELADVTRPELVLISAGFDAHANDPVGDLGLETEDFETLTHAVQEVADTHAGGRIVSVLEGGYHPATLSQCVEAHLRALGADTP
- a CDS encoding dicarboxylate/amino acid:cation symporter, producing the protein MDQADTPPGRRVSFVTCILLAMAAGALLGQFAHAAIGPDPTLAERLAGRLPGSIGPGVLHAWQSLGRFTATLGYLGSLVVDLIKGLAGPLLFFAVVDAFLRTRVRGRNAALMLGISGINAAIAVVIGLTLSNVIRPGRFLRQSAGLGGQGDAADLERFAVGSRPLDFLRDLLGFVPTNPVQPFLESSILSIVILAVLGGMALRRVKDDQIRDGLEQYRGVEDAVAVLYRAIEVALSWVIALVPLAVFGVVARTVAEQGFEPFLGLFAYVGVAVLGLAIQVGIVYQAWVILAARMSVRQFWSGAKEAVAYALGASSSLATLPVTLRCLDRMGASPTAARLSACVGTNFNNDGILLYEAMAVLFVAQAYGLDLSIGQQLVAALSCVVAGIGIAGVPEAGLISLALVLSTVGLPLELLPLLLTVDWALSRCRAMTNVVADILVAVLLDRIGVESEEPATLDTSTAPPESARLVGRPPATPGGDRP
- a CDS encoding DJ-1/PfpI family protein translates to MKRILILTGDAGEAQEIYYAKFRLEEEGWRVEIIAPERRSFLSVVHDFEPGFDTYTEKPGYRVSADLGLEECDPTGYDGLVLPGGRAPEYLRNKPKAVAIVAHFLEAGKPIAANCHGPLLLFAAGYGEGRTLTCYPDLAPDVRSAGGEFVDRDVVVSGPVVSVRGWSDNGPWMREFVRVLKAR
- the csrA gene encoding carbon storage regulator CsrA, translating into MLVLSRKKNESIIINDHIVVTVVEIRGDKVRLGIEAPKDVSVHRREVYEAIQNQAEHRPASRLYEDD